A single window of Nicotiana tomentosiformis chromosome 1, ASM39032v3, whole genome shotgun sequence DNA harbors:
- the LOC117275084 gene encoding uncharacterized protein — translation MHQQFERWNLQLQEMRDTIAEQNDTIAELRRKNNVRPQARRNVPLAPIVNKENPIDDFNDIDFDRVGRDRRGQRGRVEDDNISTIKMKIPSFKGTTDPDLYLDWERKVEAIFDCHNYSEGKKVKLAIVEFSNYAAIWWKKLIRDRLQEGQAPIATWTEMKRVMRKRFIPSHFQREIQQRLQTLKQGSMSVDEYFKAMDMAMIQANCMEEE, via the coding sequence atgcatcaacaattcgaaagatggaatttgcaactccaagagatgagggacaccattgctgagcaaaatgatacaatagctgaacttagaaggaaaaataatgttaggCCCCAAGCAAGGAGAAATGTACCCCTTGCACCCATTGTAAATAAAGAAAATCCTAtagatgattttaatgatattgattttgatagggtgggaagagataggaggggacaaagaggtagagtagaagatgataatataagtACTATAAAGATGAAGATTCCATCTTTCAAGGGAACAACGGATCCAGATttgtaccttgattgggagagaaaggttgaagccatctttgactgtcacaactactctgagggtaagaaggttaaacttgctattgttgagttttctaactatgctgctatttggtggaaaaagcttattagggacagattgcaagaaggacaagcaccaattgctacttggactgagatgaagagggtgatgagaaagagattcataccatcacactttcaaagagagATACAACAACGCCTTCAAACATTGAAGCAAGGGTCCATGTCTGTAGATGAgtactttaaggctatggatatggctatgatccaagctaattgtatggaggaagaatag
- the LOC138903249 gene encoding uncharacterized protein produces the protein MNVQVEETSFLEKMEDMRVKKSEGEEEGDVSNDDDIELPNDSMIGVVRRIMTINFGSNNEEQRENIFHTRCGIKEKTCSMIIDSGSCANVVSSYFVKKLGLACMKHPTPYRLQWLNDSGELKVNKQCMISFNVGRYEDDILFDIVPMQACHILLGHPWQYDRNVFHDGKKNRYSLELNGRKFNLAPLSPSQVFEDQKRLRKIMGKPRGGIKSELEEKEKKKGQELEKKRDGREKEREGNNLREEIKGGLN, from the coding sequence atgaatgtccaagtagaagaaacatcattcttagagaagatggaggatatgagagtgaaaaaaagtgagggagaagaagagggagatgtgagtaatgatgatgatatagaactacctaatgatagtatgattggggtagttaggaggattatgactaTCAATTTTGGAAGCAATAAtgaagaacaaagggagaatatattccatactaggtgtgggataaaggagaaaacttgttctatgataattgatagtggtagttgtgctaatgtggtgagttcatactttgtgaaaaaattgggacttgcatgcatgaaacaccctactccctatagactccaatggttaaatgatagtggtgaactaaaggtaaacaaacaatgcatgatttcattcaatgttggtagatatgaggatgatattctttttgacatagtccctatgcaagcttgtcatatcttactgggtcatccttggcagtatgataggaatgtttttcatgatggaaagaagaatagatattctcttgagctaaatGGCAGAAAATTTAATCTTGCACCTTTATCtccttctcaagtgtttgaagatcaaaagagattaaggaaaataatggggaaaccaaggggagggataaaaagtgagcttgaggaaaaagaaaagaaaaaaggccaagagttagaaaaaaagagagatggccgagagaaagagagagagggcaacaatttgagagaagagataaaagggggcttgaattaa